From one Culex quinquefasciatus strain JHB chromosome 3, VPISU_Cqui_1.0_pri_paternal, whole genome shotgun sequence genomic stretch:
- the LOC119768953 gene encoding uncharacterized protein LOC119768953 has product MCNDTEGNLLTDKTAVAARWKEHFQQLLNGEAREGIVEDRIHVEEDGKAVDPPTLEEVAKAIKELKNGKSAGKDGLPAELFKHGSTRMTEILHQIILRIWCEEQLPTDWLDGLVTPIYKKGQRLDCANYRGITILNAAYKVLSRILWSKLRPMTETFVGEYQCGFRAGRSTTDQMFTLRQILDKFREYNLQTHHLFIDFKAAYDSVKRNELWKIMVEHGFPAKLIRLIRATLDGAKSSVRIANETSEAFVTLDGLKQGDALSNLLFIIALEGAARRAGVQRNGTLITKSHMLLGYADDIDIIGIDRRSVEEAFVPFKREAAKIGLTINTAKTKYLVAGRARGSAGDGASEVEIDGERYEVVDEFVYLGTLVTCDNDVSCEVKRRISAANRAFYGLRSQLRSRSLRTPTKITLYRTLILPVAFFGHESWTLKEADQRALGVFERRILRSIFGGKQVGDRWRRRMNFELYQDYKHADIVKVIKHDRLKWAGHVARMSDERAAKTIFSSEPGRGRRLRGRPRTRWLCAVDEDARAANIVGDWRRAAQDRASWKSSISSALGR; this is encoded by the coding sequence ATGTGCAACGACACGGAAGGCAACCTGTTGACAGACAAGACTGCGGTGGCGGCTAGGTGGAAGGAGCACTTCCAGCAGCTGTTGAACGGTGAGGCACGAGAGGGAATCGTCGAGGACAGGATACACGTTGAGGAAGATGGAAAAGCTGTGGACCCGCCTACGTTGGAGGAAGTAGCTAAGGCTATTAAAGAGCTCAAGAACGGGAAATCCGCAGGAAAGGACGGACTTCCGGCCGAACTTTTCAAGCACGGGAGTACGCGGATGACCGAGATTCTGCACCAAATCATCCTACGCATTTGGTGCGAAGAACAGCTTCCGACCGACTGGTTAGACGGGCTCGTCACCCCAATCTACAAGAAAGGGCAAAGACTCGATTGTGCCAACTATCGAGGCATCACAATCCTCAACGCAGCGTACAAAGTACTCTCCCGCATCCTGTGGAGCAAGCTGAGACCGATGACCGAGACCTTTGTCGGCGAATACCAGTGCGGTTTTCGAGCGGGTCGGTCAACGACGGATCAGATGTTCACTCTGCGACAAATCCTCGACAAGTTCCGGGAGTACAACCTGCAAACACACCAtttgttcatcgacttcaaggcggCGTACGATTCGGTCAAAAGAAACGAACTTTGGAAGATTATGGTAGAACACGGCTTTCCGGCGAAGCTTATAAGACTGATTCGTGCAACGCTCGACGGAGCAAAATCAAGCGTGCGAATAGCCAACGAGACATCTGAAGCTTTCGTTACGTTGGATGGATTGAAGCAGGGCGATGCTCTCTCGAACTTACTGTTCATCATAGCGTTGGAGGGTGCTGCGCGAAGGGCAGGCGTGCAAAGAAACGGAACACTCATCACTAAATCGCACATGCTGCTTGGATACGCTGACGACATCGACATCATTGGTATCGACCGTCGTTCAGTGGAGGAGGCGTTCGTCCCTTTCAAGCGGGAAGCTGCGAAGATCGGACTGACCATCAACACTGCCAAGACCAAGTACCTGGTCGCTGGCAGAGCGCGTGGCAGTGCAGGTGATGGTGCTTCGGAGGTGGAAATAGATGGAGAAAGATATGAGGTGGTGGATGAATTTGTATATCTTGGTACACTCGTGACGTGCGACAACGATGTGAGCTGCGAAGTGAAACGGCGGATTAGTGCTGCAAACAGGGCCTTCTACGGTCTTCGTAGCCAGCTAAGGTCCCGCAGCCTAAGGACGCCTACGAAAATCACGCTGTACAGGACCTTGATACTCCCTGTAGCTTTTTTCGGTCACGAGTCGTGGACGCTAAAGGAGGCTGACCAGAGAGCACTTGGGGTCTTCGAGCGGAGAATCCTGCGTTCTATCTTCGGCGGCAAGCAAGTAGGAGACCGGTGGCGCAGGCGCATGAACTTCGAGCTGTACCAAGACTACAAACATGCTGATATCGTAAAAGTCATCAAGCACGACAGGCTAAAGTGGGCTGGACATGTAGCCAGAATGTCGGACGAGCGGGCGGCTAAAACGATATTCAGCAGCGAACCTGGACGGGGTCGTCGGCTTCGTGGAAGGCCTCGTACGCGTTGGCTGTGTGCAGTCGACGAAGATGCAAGAGCGGCCAACATTGTGGGCGACTGGAGACGAGCGGCCCAAGATCGAGCATCCTGGAAATCTTCGATTAGTTCAGCGTTGGGTCGATAG